From Methanoculleus thermophilus, the proteins below share one genomic window:
- a CDS encoding flagellin — protein MSSSSDAVGPPDAGFTGLEAAIVLIAFVVVAAVFGYVVLTMGLLFSGESQSTIHQGIRQAGSACMVSGTVYGVSSPPYDYLNSIIIPIKLTSGSEPIDMTTVSLRLTGPHHVDPIRQNIPLLTDSPEAGYWSIQDRFNDDSDLLLEAGEEYVLHIRLNNRQDCAPYGTFAIEIKPAGRTALRVERTVPGSISALTKLP, from the coding sequence ATGTCGAGCTCTTCTGATGCGGTCGGCCCGCCGGATGCCGGGTTCACAGGGCTCGAGGCGGCGATCGTCCTGATCGCCTTTGTCGTGGTCGCTGCCGTCTTTGGCTACGTTGTTCTTACGATGGGTCTTCTCTTCTCAGGTGAGAGTCAGTCTACCATCCACCAGGGAATCCGACAGGCCGGTTCGGCCTGCATGGTCTCGGGAACCGTCTACGGTGTCAGCTCACCTCCCTATGACTACCTCAACTCCATCATCATCCCGATCAAACTCACCAGCGGCAGCGAACCGATCGATATGACCACGGTCTCTCTCCGATTGACCGGTCCTCATCACGTGGATCCAATCAGACAAAATATTCCTCTTCTTACCGATAGTCCCGAAGCGGGCTATTGGAGTATCCAGGATCGGTTCAATGATGACTCCGATCTTCTTCTTGAAGCTGGAGAGGAGTATGTGCTGCACATAAGGCTAAACAACAGACAAGACTGCGCTCCATATGGGACGTTCGCCATCGAGATCAAACCCGCGGGTCGGACGGCGCTCCGGGTTGAGAGGACTGTCCCGGGCAGTATCAGCGCCTTAACCAAACTGCCCTGA
- a CDS encoding metal-dependent hydrolase yields the protein MFIACHLFAGLILGLALSIRLNDRRLIGFAALGALLPDLIDKPVGHILLADSLNYGRIFGHGLLFLALLFIAGIIFKRERGSPAVLAVAAGVLIHQILDTMWTDAITWYFPLLGPYQPYEFTDYFGNAILAEVSSLSEWIFLVASAGIALAACRNLRPDLSRIARMLVRASIPLLGVLTIASLYAWATGIAGSILMAGAGPGDYLLLAVVGAIGIAGVTGHQNFLGINPSGQFG from the coding sequence ATGTTCATCGCCTGCCACCTCTTTGCGGGTCTCATCCTGGGCCTCGCACTCTCCATACGCCTCAATGATCGGCGGCTCATCGGTTTTGCTGCTCTTGGGGCCCTTCTCCCCGACCTGATCGACAAACCGGTGGGACATATCCTTCTTGCGGACTCGCTCAACTACGGGCGAATATTCGGGCATGGCCTCCTCTTCCTCGCACTCCTCTTCATCGCAGGCATTATTTTCAAGAGAGAGCGAGGATCGCCTGCAGTCCTCGCTGTTGCGGCAGGCGTACTCATCCACCAGATCCTCGATACAATGTGGACAGACGCCATAACCTGGTATTTCCCGCTCCTTGGCCCGTATCAGCCCTACGAGTTCACAGACTACTTCGGCAACGCTATTCTCGCGGAGGTCTCTTCCCTCTCGGAGTGGATATTCCTCGTCGCGTCGGCAGGCATCGCCCTTGCCGCCTGCCGGAACCTCCGACCCGACCTCTCCAGGATCGCCCGCATGCTCGTCCGTGCTTCCATCCCGCTCCTAGGGGTCCTTACCATAGCCTCCCTCTATGCCTGGGCGACCGGTATTGCAGGGAGCATCCTGATGGCCGGAGCGGGGCCGGGGGATTACCTGCTGCTTGCAGTCGTGGGGGCCATCGGGATCGCCGGAGTGACCGGGCATCAGAATTTCCTGGGCATCAACCCCTCAGGGCAGTTTGGTTAA
- a CDS encoding UbiA prenyltransferase family protein, translated as MQAYSLIISILVVTLSGALKLQFAYGFLGSHVPLTEFVAAAFIAYAAYAFDRGVENKEDEKRGTLFKKALLLTAVFATIGAFALYPNPALVVPFLVAYLYTKGIGGYRLKGGKGVKNCIVALTWSLGILIFLGTISLPVMLVCLFFFCKSFVNTVIYDVRDIDKDKMAGILTIPTVLSRTQVTALLLGLSLITHMTVIGAYFSGFIAGIDVLLISSIHSTIYIIAYCNGFEMFRNALVDGEWILYAGYIILRDCIL; from the coding sequence ATGCAAGCATACAGTCTAATCATCTCGATACTTGTGGTTACGCTTTCAGGAGCCCTGAAACTACAGTTTGCATATGGATTCCTCGGTAGCCACGTCCCGCTCACTGAATTTGTCGCCGCAGCGTTCATTGCCTACGCAGCCTATGCGTTTGATCGTGGTGTGGAGAATAAAGAGGATGAGAAACGAGGAACTCTGTTCAAAAAAGCACTCCTGCTAACAGCAGTCTTCGCGACGATCGGAGCATTCGCCCTTTACCCAAACCCCGCCCTGGTCGTGCCGTTCCTCGTTGCATACCTCTATACAAAGGGCATCGGAGGATATCGGCTGAAAGGCGGTAAAGGCGTGAAAAACTGTATCGTCGCTCTTACCTGGTCACTCGGCATCCTGATCTTCCTCGGTACCATCAGCCTGCCGGTCATGTTGGTTTGCCTCTTCTTCTTCTGCAAAAGTTTTGTCAACACCGTCATCTACGATGTCCGCGACATCGATAAAGATAAGATGGCGGGGATCCTGACCATCCCGACAGTCCTCTCCCGGACGCAGGTCACCGCCCTGCTGCTCGGACTCAGCCTGATCACTCACATGACAGTCATCGGTGCATACTTCTCAGGTTTCATCGCCGGTATCGACGTTCTGCTCATCAGCTCGATCCACAGCACCATCTACATCATTGCTTACTGTAATGGGTTCGAGATGTTTCGGAACGCGCTCGTCGATGGGGAATGGATCCTCTATGCAGGCTATATAATCCTGCGGGATTGCATCCTATAA
- a CDS encoding DUF1616 domain-containing protein, protein MPLEAAIDLLIGFPALYTIQPVAALIIAAISLFASIHTAAIEEKSSSRSISRLNQALIVILTLVLLAAIVMTVFIVVNPKEGEKYTEFYILGPKGRAADYPTEFMAGTPQTVIIGIGNHEYQDITYTVETYAIESRLNNATNRSTVVSATLLDRFSVTVPHNQTVEQPYSFRIMDPDVNRLELLLFKETPPEEIPKNSLIGAGYRNLHLWLRVH, encoded by the coding sequence ATGCCTCTGGAAGCCGCGATAGACCTTCTCATAGGTTTCCCTGCCTTATACACCATCCAACCCGTAGCCGCACTCATCATAGCCGCCATATCGCTCTTCGCTTCAATACATACCGCGGCGATAGAGGAGAAGTCCTCCAGCAGATCCATATCCCGGCTCAATCAGGCCCTGATTGTCATCCTCACGTTGGTTCTCCTTGCGGCCATTGTGATGACTGTATTCATCGTCGTGAATCCAAAAGAAGGCGAGAAGTACACCGAGTTCTATATCCTTGGCCCAAAAGGGAGAGCTGCCGATTATCCAACCGAATTCATGGCCGGGACACCCCAGACGGTCATCATCGGTATTGGAAACCACGAGTACCAGGACATCACCTACACGGTGGAGACATATGCCATAGAGAGCAGGCTTAATAATGCGACAAACCGGTCAACAGTCGTCTCGGCAACGCTTCTGGACCGATTCTCCGTCACAGTGCCGCACAATCAGACGGTGGAGCAGCCCTACTCCTTCCGGATCATGGACCCGGATGTAAACAGGCTGGAACTCCTTCTCTTCAAGGAGACGCCCCCTGAAGAGATCCCAAAGAACAGTCTCATCGGTGCCGGTTACCGCAACCTCCACCTCTGGCTGCGGGTGCATTGA
- a CDS encoding archaellin/type IV pilin N-terminal domain-containing protein, which translates to MLREGWNREASSGLEAAIVFIAIIVIASIFAYVVLGAGIFASQKSQEVMHAGLMDAGSALRLGDVVIVKMDSSRDLVERIVFDLETMTDLAAFDMGSMTYTIATKEKIVTLPPGDVTLTWRYPKDGGPVLEAGEVVMVELRKLESVGIGPGDTFTLGITAAEGATASLTRTVPSGIGKNAYVELF; encoded by the coding sequence ATGCTCCGGGAAGGCTGGAACAGAGAAGCTTCTAGCGGGCTCGAGGCGGCCATCGTCTTCATCGCAATCATTGTGATTGCGTCGATCTTTGCATACGTCGTACTCGGAGCAGGGATATTTGCATCGCAAAAGAGCCAGGAAGTCATGCATGCCGGCCTTATGGATGCAGGTTCCGCTCTCCGTCTGGGGGATGTGGTCATCGTCAAGATGGACAGCAGTCGGGATCTCGTTGAGCGCATTGTTTTCGATCTTGAGACCATGACCGATCTCGCTGCATTTGATATGGGGAGCATGACCTACACCATCGCCACAAAAGAGAAGATTGTCACGCTTCCTCCCGGCGATGTAACCCTAACGTGGCGGTATCCGAAAGATGGCGGACCTGTTCTGGAGGCAGGAGAGGTCGTTATGGTGGAACTGAGGAAGTTGGAGAGTGTGGGCATCGGACCGGGGGATACGTTCACCCTTGGTATAACTGCCGCGGAAGGGGCGACTGCCTCATTGACCAGAACAGTTCCCTCCGGGATTGGAAAGAATGCATATGTCGAGCTCTTCTGA
- a CDS encoding TIGR04013 family B12-binding domain/radical SAM domain-containing protein: MIVNWRAIPQANNSLAALSAACESDGYHLQITDEPLDDVTIYSLNSINERLYRDEIAGADCITIAGGPHPSACYREVAEYADYVVVGEGEYTLPALLAAIEEGRDPPPGVATAAGYTPARHTVLLDAHPPFSQIKGFIEITRGCPFSCGYCQTPRLFGRCMRHRSIDEIARYASRYRDIRFVTPNAFAYGSDGVHLRLDRVERLLRSLDGRIYFGTFPGEVRPESVSQQSIDLILDYCANTRLHFGAQSGSNAVLRRLHRGHTVEDVICAVELCRENGLVPIVDFIVGLPFESDDDQRATLDLVRFVTRAGKAHIHYFMPLPGTPLSNEQPRPLLPETEKVLGKLALGGKITGSWMDHEIRFFRRTSHL, encoded by the coding sequence ATGATCGTTAACTGGCGAGCCATACCCCAGGCAAACAACTCCCTCGCTGCCCTCTCCGCGGCATGCGAGAGTGACGGCTACCACCTCCAGATCACCGACGAACCGCTCGACGATGTCACCATCTACAGCCTGAACTCCATCAACGAGCGCCTCTACCGTGACGAGATCGCGGGGGCGGACTGCATAACCATCGCAGGGGGGCCCCACCCTTCAGCATGCTACCGGGAGGTGGCAGAATATGCCGATTACGTCGTCGTCGGAGAGGGGGAGTACACGCTTCCCGCTCTCCTTGCCGCAATCGAGGAGGGGAGGGATCCACCCCCGGGTGTCGCCACCGCCGCCGGCTATACGCCGGCCCGCCACACCGTCCTCCTCGACGCTCACCCGCCCTTCTCGCAGATCAAGGGCTTCATCGAGATCACCCGGGGATGCCCGTTCTCCTGCGGGTACTGCCAGACACCCCGTCTCTTCGGACGGTGCATGCGCCACCGCTCCATCGACGAGATTGCCCGATATGCCTCACGTTACCGTGACATAAGGTTCGTCACCCCGAACGCCTTTGCCTACGGCTCTGATGGAGTCCATCTCCGACTTGATCGAGTGGAGCGGCTCCTCCGGAGCCTCGATGGGCGGATCTACTTTGGAACCTTCCCCGGTGAGGTGCGCCCGGAGTCTGTCTCGCAGCAGTCCATCGATCTCATCCTTGACTACTGCGCCAACACCCGCCTGCACTTTGGAGCCCAATCGGGGAGCAATGCGGTGCTCCGTCGCCTGCACCGGGGGCATACCGTCGAAGACGTTATTTGTGCCGTCGAACTCTGCCGGGAGAATGGGCTCGTCCCGATCGTCGATTTCATCGTTGGCCTGCCGTTTGAGAGCGACGATGACCAGCGCGCTACGCTCGACCTCGTAAGGTTTGTCACCCGGGCAGGAAAAGCGCATATTCACTATTTTATGCCGCTACCCGGGACCCCACTCTCAAATGAACAGCCTCGCCCCCTTCTCCCTGAGACGGAGAAGGTTCTCGGCAAACTGGCGCTCGGTGGTAAAATAACCGGTTCCTGGATGGATCATGAGATAAGGTTTTTTAGGCGCACTTCTCACCTATAG
- a CDS encoding helix-turn-helix transcriptional regulator codes for MKITDFMRIFSSERRIEVLDALMRQETKDEIKKHIPSSTYAFTVNYLKKVGFVREADGEVSLTDRGYANLVVFERFKESINTLRLLYEAFPDHTIAFPDEFALRLSEIRDAEIIVSEPSDILKPHRVFINNLRKTREIYGDSPILFPDYPEFFKGLAESLETISLVVTQEVLDIISTYPLEDYSNLEVYLIPETPGIAATVTDTFLSIGFFYKSGSYDFTRDLIATSPEAIKFGRDLIQHYRMQSRRII; via the coding sequence ATGAAGATCACCGATTTCATGCGGATCTTTTCGAGTGAACGCCGGATTGAGGTTCTTGATGCACTCATGCGGCAGGAAACCAAGGATGAGATTAAAAAGCATATACCCTCCTCAACCTACGCTTTCACGGTCAATTACCTCAAGAAAGTGGGGTTTGTCAGAGAAGCTGACGGTGAGGTTTCGCTGACTGATAGGGGATATGCCAACCTCGTCGTATTTGAGAGGTTCAAAGAGAGTATCAATACCCTCAGGTTACTCTATGAAGCCTTTCCGGACCATACCATCGCTTTCCCGGACGAGTTCGCTCTTCGCCTCAGTGAGATCCGGGATGCCGAGATTATCGTCTCTGAACCATCCGATATCTTAAAGCCTCACAGAGTTTTCATCAACAACCTGAGGAAAACCCGGGAGATCTACGGAGACTCACCGATTCTCTTCCCCGATTACCCTGAGTTCTTCAAGGGCCTGGCGGAGAGTCTCGAGACGATCTCTCTTGTGGTCACACAGGAAGTCCTTGATATTATCTCTACCTATCCGCTGGAAGATTACAGCAATCTTGAGGTGTATCTCATCCCAGAAACTCCCGGGATCGCTGCGACAGTCACAGATACATTCCTCTCGATCGGGTTCTTCTATAAGTCGGGAAGTTACGACTTCACGAGGGACCTCATTGCGACGTCCCCGGAAGCAATAAAGTTTGGAAGGGATCTCATCCAGCATTATAGGATGCAATCCCGCAGGATTATATAG
- a CDS encoding PAS domain-containing protein, giving the protein MEHRRTDGQRPEQGPVVDAHFYHGGCCPHAGSHFATSTGDLLTLLVGYQKDGIVLIAPDQTVIWMNRAIEDLFGVNRYDTVGMNAIEFVSRCISPNFPNGEDFKAEFISACFFYEKIPERRYCISRKSTDNIWVEYSSIVIPVGRNRGARLDIYHITSGSDRLEARLQEARDLFETLVALSSDLVISLNSSLIITSVSPSVERFLGYRPEDLAGKHLSFLMTRDSIAEFQKVCFLERVSRNSAGRSDPIEKPRTMEALFMSVQGLPIAMSLGFSPISDSMGNLAGIIAVVQQKTDDSRWREISAQLDQNIEHLACLGDRIRNPLAVIVGLADLQGGEIAEKIVKQAEIIDGVLRELDSGYAASLSAREFLRKHHLRDDLDLDAPPRTEITRPVSGLAKQVSHQSGLFMDTHAPLD; this is encoded by the coding sequence ATGGAGCACAGGAGAACCGATGGGCAGAGACCGGAACAGGGGCCGGTAGTTGATGCTCATTTTTACCATGGCGGTTGTTGCCCTCATGCCGGCTCTCATTTTGCGACGTCCACCGGGGACCTCCTGACGCTGTTGGTTGGCTACCAGAAGGATGGAATTGTACTGATTGCCCCTGATCAGACAGTGATCTGGATGAATAGGGCTATCGAGGATCTCTTCGGGGTGAACAGATACGATACCGTCGGAATGAACGCCATTGAGTTTGTCTCCCGCTGTATCTCTCCAAATTTCCCTAACGGTGAGGATTTTAAGGCAGAATTTATCAGTGCCTGTTTCTTTTACGAAAAGATCCCGGAAAGACGATACTGCATATCCCGTAAATCGACCGATAATATCTGGGTGGAGTATTCAAGCATCGTGATCCCTGTAGGGCGGAACCGAGGTGCGCGCCTGGATATCTATCACATCACCAGCGGCTCCGATCGGTTGGAGGCGCGCCTTCAGGAGGCTCGCGATCTGTTTGAAACTCTGGTAGCTCTCTCGTCGGATCTGGTCATCTCTCTCAATTCAAGCCTCATCATAACATCAGTAAGCCCGTCGGTTGAGCGCTTTCTCGGGTACCGCCCCGAAGATCTCGCAGGAAAACACCTCTCTTTTTTGATGACCAGAGATTCTATTGCTGAATTCCAGAAGGTCTGCTTTCTGGAACGTGTCTCCCGAAACTCGGCAGGACGCTCCGATCCGATCGAAAAACCACGCACAATGGAGGCGCTCTTTATGAGCGTACAGGGGCTTCCTATTGCCATGAGTCTTGGTTTCTCGCCGATCAGCGACAGTATGGGCAACCTCGCCGGGATCATCGCGGTCGTACAGCAGAAGACCGATGACAGTCGGTGGCGGGAGATCTCTGCGCAACTCGATCAGAACATCGAGCACTTGGCTTGCCTTGGCGATCGTATCAGAAACCCGCTTGCCGTCATCGTCGGCCTTGCAGATCTGCAGGGCGGTGAGATCGCTGAAAAGATCGTTAAGCAGGCAGAGATCATTGATGGGGTTCTTAGGGAGTTGGACAGTGGATACGCCGCGTCGCTCAGCGCCAGGGAATTCCTGCGGAAACACCATCTGCGAGACGATCTCGATCTGGATGCCCCGCCTCGGACTGAGATCACGCGTCCCGTATCTGGTTTGGCCAAACAGGTGTCGCATCAATCCGGCTTATTCATGGATACGCATGCTCCCCTCGACTGA